The proteins below come from a single Prochlorococcus marinus CUG1415 genomic window:
- a CDS encoding translation initiation factor IF-2 N-terminal domain-containing protein: MSKNTPIFTIAKDLNVENNRILLACKKLGINAKGAAKRLNKEELEKIKNYFETGKNVSDEIVNLNENKVKVKSSSRKISEKVKINYFANRLIRKS, translated from the coding sequence ATGTCTAAAAACACTCCAATTTTCACTATTGCTAAAGATCTTAATGTCGAAAATAATAGAATATTACTAGCCTGCAAGAAACTTGGAATCAATGCAAAAGGGGCGGCAAAAAGATTAAATAAAGAAGAATTAGAAAAAATTAAAAATTATTTTGAAACTGGCAAAAATGTATCCGATGAAATAGTTAATCTAAATGAAAATAAAGTCAAAGTAAAAAGTAGTTCAAGAAAAATTTCAGAAAAAGTAAAGATAAACTATTTTGCAAACAGACTTATTCGCAAATCTTAA
- the petN gene encoding cytochrome b6-f complex subunit PetN has product MIFQIGWAALAAIFTFSIAMVVWGRNGDGSIDI; this is encoded by the coding sequence ATGATCTTTCAAATAGGGTGGGCAGCATTAGCTGCAATTTTTACTTTTTCAATAGCAATGGTTGTTTGGGGTAGAAATGGTGACGGATCTATTGACATATGA
- a CDS encoding M16 family metallopeptidase — protein MIKRYFLNYKKRNFSTASIWIKGGSDMDSISKRGINRILCSLLTRGCEGFDNLVLSEYIESYGAELNQEVFEDGISITIKSLNEHFSKLLPLLDLIVNKPILSEIEFQKVKKSSMDLIKKDKENPFNNCFEKWRKIVYSTHPYAFNTIGNKNDVSSITHEEVLREFKNFTMREKYIISNNLEVKGENLETIDQKDTNEISSIQNHDLDHMERFDYIINESNQTIIMIGNQTCSRRSSEYLPLKVLESYLSYGMSSALFKLFRETNGITYDLGVFNPVRSGNAPFLVYLSVSNKNALFAFELLSSLWENLLLNPLIDAELFLAKEKLKGTFLVSNQSLDEILQRNIQLISYGLFPFSEIDLNSKIDAISSLDILKLTNKYFSKPFFCISGNKKLCLEINTRWMKNFRN, from the coding sequence ATGATAAAAAGATATTTCTTAAATTATAAAAAAAGAAATTTTTCGACTGCCTCTATTTGGATTAAAGGGGGTAGTGATATGGATAGTATCAGTAAAAGAGGAATAAACAGGATTCTTTGTTCATTACTTACACGGGGATGTGAAGGCTTTGATAATTTAGTCCTTTCTGAATATATTGAATCCTACGGAGCAGAATTAAATCAAGAAGTATTTGAAGATGGTATTTCTATAACTATTAAATCCCTAAATGAACATTTCAGCAAATTACTTCCTCTATTAGATTTAATAGTTAATAAGCCAATTCTTTCGGAAATTGAATTTCAAAAAGTAAAAAAATCCTCTATGGATTTAATTAAAAAAGATAAAGAGAATCCATTCAATAATTGTTTCGAGAAATGGAGAAAAATTGTTTACTCAACACATCCCTATGCTTTCAATACAATTGGTAATAAAAATGATGTCTCAAGTATTACTCATGAAGAGGTTTTAAGGGAATTTAAAAATTTCACAATGCGAGAAAAGTATATAATTTCAAACAATTTGGAAGTGAAGGGAGAAAATTTAGAGACAATCGATCAAAAAGACACAAATGAGATATCAAGCATTCAAAATCATGATTTAGACCATATGGAAAGATTTGATTACATTATTAATGAATCAAATCAAACAATCATAATGATAGGGAACCAAACTTGTTCTCGTAGAAGTAGTGAATACTTGCCACTTAAAGTTTTGGAGTCATATTTATCTTATGGAATGAGCTCTGCTTTATTTAAACTTTTCAGGGAAACAAATGGCATCACATACGATCTGGGAGTTTTTAATCCTGTCAGAAGTGGGAATGCGCCATTTTTAGTTTATTTATCAGTATCCAATAAAAATGCTCTTTTTGCTTTTGAACTTTTATCGTCTTTATGGGAAAATTTACTTTTAAACCCTTTAATTGATGCTGAACTATTTTTAGCTAAAGAAAAGTTAAAAGGTACTTTTCTTGTAAGTAATCAATCATTAGATGAGATTTTACAGCGGAACATACAATTAATTAGCTATGGATTATTTCCTTTTTCGGAAATCGATTTAAATTCAAAAATAGACGCTATCTCTTCATTAGATATTCTTAAATTGACTAACAAATATTTTTCGAAACCTTTTTTTTGTATTTCTGGGAATAAAAAATTATGTTTAGAAATTAATACTAGGTGGATGAAAAACTTTAGAAATTAG
- a CDS encoding CopG family transcriptional regulator, giving the protein MDIKVKRIGYLPRKRVLEIIDQISKSESISRSKVVGILVEEALDARGIANFGYSNINKSNLNNSNIYKESRNENIHLKDAEDEFVDDSGYTVSSHKTLDRSISSADIELANKINILKESGLI; this is encoded by the coding sequence ATGGATATTAAAGTAAAAAGAATAGGATATCTTCCTAGAAAAAGGGTACTTGAAATTATTGACCAAATATCCAAAAGCGAATCTATAAGTAGATCTAAGGTTGTTGGAATATTAGTTGAGGAAGCATTAGATGCCAGAGGAATTGCAAATTTTGGATATAGCAATATTAACAAATCAAATTTAAACAACTCGAATATTTATAAAGAATCTCGAAATGAGAATATCCATTTAAAAGATGCAGAAGATGAATTTGTTGATGATAGTGGTTACACGGTTTCTTCTCATAAAACATTAGATCGCTCAATATCTTCTGCAGATATTGAATTAGCAAATAAAATTAACATACTTAAAGAATCCGGATTAATATGA
- a CDS encoding DUF2103 domain-containing protein, whose product MGRLVINHSTNIEGLIPILQKLVLNINIKTVTPAAISRVRGRSSKLTIRLSVKTINGYKAIARKGKTAQEVFISTDLSKDELKQIIDIYNKK is encoded by the coding sequence TTGGGAAGGTTAGTAATAAATCATAGTACAAATATAGAAGGTCTAATTCCAATACTTCAAAAGTTAGTACTTAATATTAATATCAAGACAGTAACTCCAGCTGCGATATCAAGAGTAAGGGGAAGATCCTCTAAATTGACAATTAGATTGTCAGTGAAAACAATAAACGGATATAAAGCAATCGCAAGAAAGGGTAAAACAGCCCAAGAAGTTTTTATTTCGACAGACTTAAGTAAAGATGAATTAAAACAAATTATAGATATTTATAATAAAAAGTAA
- a CDS encoding alpha-2-macroglobulin has protein sequence MERIKQFAQILLITILLSSCRTSINKEYPINNSEENINENTNSEKKRMEIKFSCGEDGISEYLDDGWIILKEDSQEKICTWKSIPATKDCDMEKDKGCKITKPDKIGEEKIYLLEK, from the coding sequence ATGGAAAGAATAAAACAATTTGCACAAATACTTTTAATTACAATCCTCTTAAGTTCATGTAGGACATCAATAAATAAAGAATATCCCATAAATAATTCGGAAGAAAATATTAATGAGAATACTAATTCAGAAAAGAAAAGAATGGAAATAAAGTTTTCCTGTGGAGAGGATGGTATTTCAGAATACTTAGATGATGGATGGATTATCTTAAAAGAAGATTCTCAAGAAAAAATTTGTACTTGGAAATCTATTCCTGCTACAAAAGATTGTGATATGGAAAAAGATAAAGGATGTAAGATAACAAAGCCAGATAAAATTGGTGAAGAGAAAATTTATTTATTAGAAAAATAA
- the psb29 gene encoding photosystem II biogenesis protein Psp29 — MSKHTLTLLRFTYKKLKEKLTVSDSKKLFHEQFPYVIPGLYKRIVDEMLVELNLLNHQNEFTQDYLFCIGLTETFKDLMKGYKPERHLDLLFESLCSSTNFEGNKIKEISQTSQKEFEDKSSKDILKLLQEKSDSKLYPSRILNLGLYILILKYLDLKEKKESEINDILSNIFKNLKLSFNKAEKDIGIYKNTLSKMEQAKELIEELRIKDNKTAQKK; from the coding sequence TTGAGTAAACATACGCTAACCTTATTAAGGTTTACATATAAAAAATTGAAAGAAAAATTGACCGTTTCAGATAGCAAAAAGTTATTTCATGAACAATTCCCTTACGTTATTCCAGGCTTATATAAAAGAATAGTTGATGAAATGCTTGTTGAGCTAAATCTTTTAAATCATCAAAATGAATTTACACAAGATTATCTCTTTTGTATTGGTCTCACCGAGACATTCAAAGACTTAATGAAAGGATACAAACCTGAGAGACATTTGGATCTTCTTTTTGAATCTTTATGCAGTTCTACAAATTTCGAAGGGAATAAAATCAAGGAAATCTCTCAAACATCTCAAAAGGAATTCGAGGATAAATCATCTAAAGATATATTGAAATTATTACAAGAAAAAAGCGATTCGAAACTCTATCCTTCAAGGATATTAAACTTAGGATTGTATATATTAATTTTAAAATACCTAGATCTCAAAGAAAAAAAAGAATCAGAGATAAATGATATCCTATCTAATATTTTTAAAAACTTAAAATTGTCTTTTAATAAAGCAGAAAAAGATATAGGAATTTACAAAAACACTCTATCAAAAATGGAACAAGCAAAAGAATTAATTGAAGAACTCAGAATAAAGGATAATAAAACAGCGCAAAAAAAATAA
- a CDS encoding DUF2130 domain-containing protein: MKDIKCPSCGKTFRIDPSSFEEILLQIKDEEFNKQITERLQLAEEDNKKALEILKKELRIQLIEQNRIKENEVQSLESKLNIAEEKKTNALNDLRNQATNKINSLNNELNKLKDEIKNQSLISELSLKNKVNEAVTNLEKENSSLTNTIEKIRLEQSINEKLIEEKFKSKISERDLTINELRQMKSRLSTKMVGETLEIHCENQFNLNRSTAFKNSYFEKDNDVTSGSKGDYIFREFDDNKIEIVSIMFEMKNESLNGTNKRKNEDFLKELDKDRRQKSCEYAVLVSLLEPDSELYNAGIVDVSHRFPKMYVIRPQFFLPIISLLRNASMETLKYKSQIDLMKRENYDITNFETTLEQFKNAVGKNVSLAQDRFNDAISEIDKSITHLQKTKEALILSKKHLLSADSKSQDLTVKKLTRNNATMKKMFNDLNNIEDEVA; the protein is encoded by the coding sequence ATGAAAGATATTAAATGCCCCTCATGCGGCAAAACTTTCCGAATTGATCCGAGTAGCTTTGAAGAAATCCTTCTTCAAATTAAAGATGAAGAATTTAATAAACAAATAACAGAAAGGCTTCAATTGGCTGAAGAAGATAATAAAAAAGCTTTGGAAATTTTAAAGAAAGAACTTAGAATACAGTTAATAGAACAAAACCGCATTAAGGAAAATGAAGTCCAATCTCTTGAATCTAAATTAAATATTGCTGAAGAAAAGAAAACAAATGCTCTAAATGATTTAAGAAATCAAGCAACAAATAAAATTAATTCACTCAATAATGAATTAAACAAATTAAAGGATGAAATAAAAAACCAGTCTTTAATTTCAGAATTATCTTTAAAAAATAAAGTTAATGAAGCTGTTACTAATTTAGAAAAAGAAAATTCATCATTAACAAATACCATTGAAAAGATTAGGCTTGAACAATCAATAAATGAAAAATTAATTGAAGAAAAGTTTAAAAGCAAAATTAGTGAAAGGGACCTGACTATTAATGAGCTAAGGCAAATGAAATCTAGATTGTCTACAAAGATGGTAGGAGAAACCTTAGAAATCCATTGCGAAAACCAATTCAATCTTAATCGCTCTACTGCATTTAAAAACTCATATTTCGAAAAGGATAATGATGTCACTTCAGGCAGTAAAGGGGACTATATTTTCAGGGAATTTGATGATAATAAAATTGAAATAGTATCCATAATGTTTGAGATGAAGAACGAAAGTTTAAATGGAACTAATAAAAGAAAAAACGAAGATTTTTTAAAAGAATTAGATAAAGATAGAAGACAAAAATCTTGTGAGTATGCAGTACTAGTATCGCTTCTAGAACCAGATAGTGAATTATATAATGCAGGTATAGTAGATGTTTCACATAGATTTCCAAAGATGTATGTCATAAGACCACAATTCTTTTTGCCAATTATTTCTCTACTAAGAAATGCATCTATGGAAACTTTAAAATACAAATCACAAATAGATTTAATGAAACGCGAAAACTACGACATAACAAATTTTGAAACTACTCTTGAGCAATTTAAAAATGCAGTTGGTAAAAATGTATCACTAGCCCAAGATAGATTTAATGATGCAATTTCAGAAATTGATAAATCAATAACCCATTTACAAAAAACTAAGGAGGCTTTAATTCTCTCAAAAAAACACCTTTTATCCGCTGACAGCAAATCTCAAGATTTAACGGTAAAGAAATTAACTAGAAATAACGCAACCATGAAAAAAATGTTTAATGATTTAAACAATATTGAAGATGAAGTTGCCTAA
- the clpP gene encoding ATP-dependent Clp endopeptidase proteolytic subunit ClpP: MMIPLVLEESGGSERVFDIYSRLLRERIIFLGEQVTSETANRIVAQLLFLEAEDPEKDIYMYINSPGGSVYDGLGIFDTMQHVKPDIHTVCVGLAASMGAFLLAAGTKGKRSSLRHSRIMIHQPLGGARGQASDIRIQADEILFLKERLNNELSERTGKDYETIKEDTDRDFYMSPNEAVEYGLIDLVLDKKPVKV; this comes from the coding sequence ATTATGATCCCTTTAGTTTTGGAAGAATCAGGTGGAAGTGAAAGAGTCTTTGATATTTATTCGAGATTATTAAGAGAGAGAATAATCTTTTTAGGGGAACAAGTTACTAGTGAAACTGCTAATAGGATTGTTGCTCAATTATTATTCCTAGAAGCAGAGGACCCCGAGAAGGATATTTATATGTATATAAATTCACCAGGCGGATCTGTCTATGATGGTTTAGGCATTTTTGATACAATGCAACATGTCAAGCCCGATATACATACGGTTTGTGTTGGTTTAGCAGCGAGTATGGGCGCTTTTTTGTTGGCGGCAGGTACTAAAGGCAAAAGAAGTAGCCTTAGACATTCAAGAATAATGATTCATCAACCACTTGGAGGCGCCAGAGGGCAAGCTAGTGACATAAGAATTCAGGCAGATGAAATTTTGTTCTTAAAAGAACGTCTGAATAATGAATTATCAGAGAGAACTGGTAAGGATTATGAAACTATCAAAGAAGATACTGATAGGGATTTTTATATGTCTCCAAATGAAGCCGTTGAGTACGGATTAATAGATCTAGTACTAGATAAGAAACCAGTTAAGGTTTAA
- the pstB gene encoding phosphate ABC transporter ATP-binding protein PstB: MIKTNKKIPKNIILSLENVSISYGTFEAVRNVFCNFKKGNITSLIGPSGCGKSTVLRSLNRMNDLIPNCSLKGTVLFDGTNIYDKRVDPVEVRRRIGMVFQQPNPFPKSIYENIAFGARINGFTGDMDELVESSLRKAALWDECKDKLNDSGYSLSGGQQQRLCIARTIAIEPEIILMDEPCSALDPISTLKIEETMHELKKNYTIIIVTHNMQQALRVSDMTAFFNAIEYEEGDGGKVGYLAEFNSTKKIFNSPKEKTTQEYISGKFG; this comes from the coding sequence ATGATTAAAACTAATAAAAAAATACCAAAGAATATTATTTTATCTCTTGAGAATGTCTCTATAAGCTATGGAACTTTTGAAGCAGTAAGAAATGTTTTTTGTAACTTTAAAAAAGGAAATATAACCTCCCTTATTGGACCTTCAGGTTGTGGTAAATCAACTGTTCTTAGATCTTTAAATAGAATGAACGATCTTATTCCCAATTGTTCTTTAAAAGGAACTGTTCTCTTTGATGGAACTAATATTTATGACAAAAGAGTAGATCCAGTTGAAGTAAGAAGAAGAATTGGAATGGTTTTTCAACAACCTAATCCTTTCCCGAAATCTATCTACGAAAATATTGCATTTGGGGCGCGAATTAATGGCTTTACTGGAGATATGGATGAATTAGTGGAAAGTTCACTAAGAAAAGCTGCTTTATGGGATGAATGTAAGGATAAATTGAATGATAGTGGTTACTCTTTATCTGGTGGACAACAACAAAGATTATGTATTGCTAGAACCATTGCGATTGAGCCTGAAATAATTCTAATGGACGAGCCATGTTCTGCATTAGATCCAATTTCTACTCTGAAAATAGAGGAAACGATGCACGAACTTAAAAAGAATTACACAATAATAATCGTTACTCATAATATGCAACAGGCATTAAGAGTTAGTGATATGACAGCATTTTTTAATGCAATTGAATATGAAGAGGGTGATGGAGGAAAAGTTGGCTATCTTGCAGAATTTAATTCGACAAAGAAAATTTTTAACTCTCCTAAAGAAAAAACAACTCAGGAATACATATCTGGTAAATTTGGTTAA
- the ftsH gene encoding ATP-dependent zinc metalloprotease FtsH, with amino-acid sequence MNQKFKTLILWALPILLVIALSYQLLSSNNVDSLKSNGTTIAPRNSAVARVSYGRFLDYINSGRVTSVDIFEGGRNAVIETIDSDLDNKVQRLRVDLPGLTPELINKLKNEGISFDVHPVKTAPPALGILGNLLFPAILIGGLILLARRSNGMPGGPGQAMQFGKTKARFAMEAETGVVFDDVAGVNEAKEDLQEVVTFLKKPEKFTSVGARIPKGVLLVGPPGTGKTLLAKAIAGEADVPFFSLSGSEFVEMFVGVGASRVRDLFKRAKENSPCLIFIDEIDAVGRQRGAGIGGGNDEREQTLNQLLTEMDGFEGNSGIIIIAATNRPDVLDSALMRPGRFDRQVTVDAPDIKGRLSILEVHARNKRLQDNLTLESIARRTPGFTGADLANLLNEAAILTARRRKDSIGITEIDDSVDRIVAGMEGSPLTDGRSKRLIAYHEVGHALIGSLVKAHDPVQKVTVIPRGQAKGLTWFTPDDEQTLISRAQLKARIMGALGGRAAEDVVFGKGEITTGAGGDFQQVASMARQMVTRFGMSNLGPIALEGGNQEVFVGRDLMTRSEISDSISKQIDESVRVMVKECYEETYSIVSKNREAMDKIVDLLIEKETLDGEEFVSILSKFTTIPEKERTPQLLS; translated from the coding sequence ATGAATCAGAAATTTAAAACATTAATTTTATGGGCTTTACCTATACTTTTAGTAATTGCACTTTCCTACCAACTTTTATCTTCTAATAATGTTGATTCACTTAAATCAAATGGTACAACCATTGCACCAAGAAATTCTGCGGTAGCAAGAGTTAGTTATGGAAGATTCTTAGATTACATTAATTCAGGAAGGGTTACATCAGTTGATATTTTTGAAGGAGGTAGAAATGCTGTTATAGAAACAATAGATTCGGATTTAGATAATAAGGTTCAAAGATTGAGAGTAGATCTTCCTGGCTTGACACCAGAACTTATAAACAAGTTAAAAAATGAGGGGATTAGTTTTGATGTTCATCCTGTTAAGACGGCTCCACCTGCATTAGGAATTTTGGGTAATTTACTTTTCCCAGCCATTTTGATTGGAGGTTTAATTTTATTAGCTAGAAGATCGAATGGCATGCCTGGAGGGCCTGGCCAGGCAATGCAATTTGGGAAAACAAAGGCTAGATTTGCAATGGAAGCTGAAACAGGAGTTGTTTTTGACGACGTTGCAGGTGTTAATGAAGCTAAAGAGGATTTACAAGAGGTTGTCACTTTTCTAAAGAAACCAGAAAAATTTACTTCCGTGGGAGCAAGAATTCCCAAAGGTGTTTTATTGGTGGGGCCTCCTGGAACTGGTAAAACCCTCTTAGCAAAAGCAATTGCAGGAGAAGCTGATGTACCATTTTTTTCATTATCAGGTTCTGAATTTGTTGAGATGTTTGTTGGTGTTGGTGCGAGTAGAGTAAGAGATCTTTTTAAAAGAGCCAAAGAAAATAGTCCTTGTCTAATTTTTATTGATGAAATTGATGCAGTTGGAAGGCAAAGAGGTGCAGGAATTGGAGGTGGAAATGATGAGAGAGAACAAACTCTCAACCAATTGCTCACTGAAATGGATGGATTTGAAGGGAATAGTGGCATAATAATCATCGCAGCCACAAATAGACCAGACGTTTTAGATTCAGCTCTTATGCGACCAGGTAGATTCGACAGGCAGGTAACTGTAGACGCGCCAGACATCAAGGGCAGACTATCAATACTTGAAGTACATGCGAGAAACAAGAGACTTCAAGATAATTTAACACTCGAAAGTATTGCAAGAAGAACCCCAGGTTTCACTGGAGCTGATTTAGCAAATTTATTAAATGAGGCTGCTATCTTAACCGCCAGGAGAAGAAAAGATTCTATTGGCATTACAGAAATTGATGACTCTGTAGATAGGATTGTTGCTGGGATGGAGGGTTCTCCTTTAACAGATGGCAGAAGCAAAAGATTAATTGCTTACCACGAAGTTGGTCATGCTCTTATTGGTTCTTTAGTCAAAGCTCATGATCCTGTTCAAAAAGTTACAGTCATTCCAAGAGGTCAAGCTAAGGGATTAACTTGGTTCACTCCAGATGATGAACAAACTCTCATTAGCAGGGCTCAACTCAAAGCTAGAATCATGGGCGCATTAGGAGGAAGAGCTGCTGAGGATGTTGTTTTTGGAAAAGGTGAAATTACAACAGGTGCCGGTGGTGATTTCCAACAAGTTGCTTCTATGGCGCGTCAAATGGTAACAAGATTTGGAATGAGTAATCTTGGTCCGATAGCTTTAGAAGGTGGTAATCAAGAAGTTTTTGTGGGTAGAGATTTGATGACTAGAAGTGAAATTTCTGATTCAATCTCCAAACAAATCGACGAAAGTGTAAGAGTAATGGTTAAGGAATGTTATGAAGAAACTTACTCTATAGTCAGCAAAAATAGAGAAGCTATGGATAAAATAGTTGATTTATTAATTGAAAAAGAGACATTAGATGGTGAAGAATTTGTGAGTATTCTTTCCAAATTCACCACTATTCCTGAGAAGGAAAGAACACCTCAATTATTAAGTTAA
- a CDS encoding NAD(P)H dehydrogenase assembly family protein, whose product MKFEIKDKVKLIAPVSYLKTSDNMPMLRPPDLVAIDEIGEILSIKSLNTVEVKFRRGAFLIDINKIEKI is encoded by the coding sequence ATGAAATTTGAGATCAAAGATAAGGTTAAGTTGATTGCCCCAGTTTCCTATTTAAAGACTTCAGATAATATGCCAATGCTAAGACCTCCAGATTTAGTGGCGATTGATGAAATTGGAGAAATCCTATCAATAAAATCATTAAATACAGTTGAGGTAAAGTTTAGAAGAGGGGCCTTTTTGATCGACATTAATAAAATTGAGAAAATCTAA